Within the Zea mays cultivar B73 chromosome 10, Zm-B73-REFERENCE-NAM-5.0, whole genome shotgun sequence genome, the region TCTCCCCCTCGACGAGATCTCTCTCGGGGGGGAGTTTTAGGGTTCttcgcggagaagaagaccctccGAAAGCGTGCAAAGAAGGATTCACTTCTGCGCCCAGGtcatggaccgtccggccttgtgcCGCGGGCCGTTTGCACCTCCGCAGAGAGCACCGACAAGTGGTTTGTTCCAATGTTTGGCGCCCAGATCGGCGTCAACACCCATCACTATCCATGCTCCATTGAGATAAATCTCCGATGGGGATCCCTAACCTCACATAGGCCCTGTTTGGATTCCTGTGGCAAATTATCTAATTTTAGCACCTTAGCCTCCAAATAGACTTGTTAATAAATTGACTAATTGTTAGCCGGAGGGCTCGCAAACTTTTTGTCTATTAGCCATTTGACCTTGCAATATGTGCTAATAGAACGTGTAAATAGAAAAAAACATCTATTAGCCAAGACTCTAAACATACACTGGATAATTATTGCTAGCTAATTATCTGGTGACTAATTGTTAGCCACTGACAATCAATTAGCCGCGAGGATCCAAACAGAACTTAATCATTTATTATTAATACAAAGCATTATCACATATATATATCTTATCAGATATAAAAAATTACCATGTGTATATTAAaataatatatatttatataattaGCGATTTTTGATAAAGTAATTATTTGTTTTATCATTAACTATTGTAGAAAACATTGTTACACGGTTCATATTCACGtgtatggggggggggggggggattccCCGTTTGTCTCCTCATAAGGAAAATTAATTTTTTATTTCTTATTCTATGATAAAAGAATTCTCTATGGAAAACGGAGGATCCGGACCCATTAACATCTCAGTCGCGGCCACCGTTGGACATGCTCTTATTGCCCAACAGCCCCGGACAGGCAGCCTTCACCCCTGCTCGCTGTGTCTTCTCCACTTCGCCCTGCGTACGCTCTCCCGTctcactctctctccccctccacCTCGTTCGTGGCGACGACAGGGCGACCGCCGCTGCCACCGCCGCCTCTCCACTGTGTGCCCAGTGCTTTGTCCGGCCGTTCGCCGGCGACGGGCACTCACCACCAGGTACGCGCCCCGCCCCTTCACTTCTCTGCTTTTCCTGCTGCGCGAATCCGAGCACCCAAACCCTAACCTAATGCTACTCGGCAATTTATAACCGGATCTGATCTAACTGCGAGTGTACACATGTATTGTGCCTGCTAACTTCGTTTTTTATTTTGTTGTTTTTGCAAAAATTACCCCTTGTAGGTGACAAAGGAAAAGGAAGAGGGGCAGCAAATCGGTGCGCTGCTGTTCATCAAATGCTGGGGAGGAAACCAACAGATCAGGGGCCTGGTGAAATGCTGCGCAGCGAGGGTGACTGACTGGCCACTCCGCCCGCCGACCCCCGTTTCGTGCTTACTGGCATGCTCGCAGCATAAAGGTTCTCACTTTTTGACTCTTGTTTCTTTACCTATAATAAGACTGGTTCTGAGATAGTTTTTTAGTTTAGTTTAGTAGAATAGGACTCATCCGATGCCTGCTGGTCGTCTGGTGCTAACAAAAGCTAAAATACATGCAGGAATCTTCTCGGAATTAGCCCCCCTTCCTGTGGTCGTGACGGCCCCAAGTTTCAAGACATGGACCATGTGCCGGCTCTAGTTCTTGCCGGGTGCTGCTTCCTGGCCCTGCTGCCTGGCTGGGCCTGTGGCCTTGGCTCCATGTCGTCCATTGCGGTGTCCTATGGGGAGGATGGTCCGGTGTTCTGTGGCCTCAACTCCGACGGCTCCCACCTCGTCGCCTGCTTCGGTGCTGATGCATCTGTCCTGTACGGCGCACCACCCAACATCCCTTTCCTTGGCCTCACGGCAGGGGATGGGTTCGTGTGTGGCCTCCTGCTCGACACCAGGCAGCCATACTGCTGGGGTAGCAACTCCTATGTCAAGAGCGGGGTGCCACAGCCGATGGTTGAGGGCGCAAGGTACTCTGAGCTCAGTGCGGGGGACAACCACCTCTGCGCACTGAGAGCTGCTCAAGATGGGGGTCGTGGTTCCAGTGCTGCTACATCGCTGATTGACTGCTGGGGATACAATATGACCGCCACACATGCTGTTGATGAAGCCGTGTCGACTGTTTCAGCTGGTTCGGTGTTCAATTGTGGCTTGTTTGCTCGGAACAGGACGGTGTTCTGCTGGGGCGACGAGACGGTGAGTGGTGTCGTTGGGCTGGCACCGAGGGATCTGCACTTTCAGTCTATAGGCGCGGGCGGTTACCATGTCTGTGGGGTGTTGGAGAATGCACAGGTGTTCTGCTGGGGCAGGAGCTTGGAGATGCAGCAGGTGGTGCCATCCAGTGCTATCGGTGATGGTGATGTGAACATAGTGCCGATGGATGCAATGAGCACTGTGGTTGGCGGGCGGTTCCATGCTTGTGGCATCAGGAGCCTTGACCACCAAGTGGCTTGCTGGGGCTTCACTCTTCATAACAGTACATCGCCACCAAAAGGGCTGAAGATGTATGCTCTTGTGGCTGGGGATTACTTCACTTGTGGAGTGCCTGCTGAGACTTCGCTGATGCCGAGGTGCTGGGGCAACAGTGGGCCATTGGCATTACCCATGGCCGTACCTCCTGGGATTTGTGTACCTACTGCATGCAGCCATGGGTACTATGAATATGTGAACCATGGTGAAGTTGGCAGCATCAAGGTGTGTAAGCCTGCAAACTCTAGACTCTGCTTGCCCTGTAGTACAGGTTGCCCGGAAGGCTTGTATGAGTCATCTCCTTGCAATGCAACAGCTGACCGTGTTTGCCAGTTTGATTGCTTGAAGTGTGTCACAGATGAGTGCCTGTCATTCTGCTTATCACAGAAGCGGACCAAGAGCCGCAAGTTGATGGCTTTTCAGATGCGCATCTTTGTTGCAGAGATTGTCTTTGCTGTCGTCTTGGTACTCAGCGTGTCAGTAACCACTTGCCTGTATGTCCGGCACAAGCTTCGACATTGCCAATGCTCAAATAGAGAGCTGAGACTGGCTAAGAGCACAGCATACTCTTTCCGGAAGGATAACATGAAGATCCAGCCTGATATGGAGGACTTGAAGATCAGGAGAGCTCAGGAATTCTCCTATGAAGAGTTAGAGCAAGCAACCGGTGGCTTCTCAGAGGATTCACAAGTCGGCAAAGGCAGCTTCTCATGTGTATTCAAGGGCATACTGAGAGATGGGACAGTGGTTGCTGTGAAGCGTGCAATAAAAGCATCAGATGTGAAGAAGAGCTCAAAGGAGTTTCACAACGAACTTGACCTCCTATCCAGGCTCAACCATGCACATTTGCTGAATTTGCTTGGTTACTGCGAGGATGGCAGTGAGAGGCTCTTGGTTTATGAGTTCATGGCTCATGGATCCCTGTACCAGCATCTGCATGGCAAGGATCCAAACTTGAAAAAGCGACTAAACTGGGCAAGGCGGGTCACCATTGCTGTACAGGCTGCTAGGGGAATTGAGTACTTGCATGGCTATGCTTGCCCTCCTGTAATTCACCGGGACATCAAGTCGTCAAACATATTGATTGATGAGGATCACAATGCCCGTGTTGCTGACTTTGGTCTGTCTATATTGGGTCCTGCAGATAGCGGTACCCCACTGTCTGAGCTGCCAGCAGGGACTCTTGGCTACCTTGACCCTGAGTACTACCGTCTCCactacttgactacaaaatctgatGTCTACAGCTTCGGGGTTGTTCTCCTGGAGATACTAAGTGGCAGGAAAGCGATCGACATGCAGTTCGAGGAGGGGAACATTGTTGAATGGGCAGTACCTCTGATCAAAGCAGGGGACATTTTTGCCATCCTTGATCCAGTCTTATCTCCTCCCTCAGACCTTGAGGCCCTCAAGAAGATTGCTTCTGTGGCATGTAAGTGTGTCAGAATGCGAGGTAAAGATCGGCCTTCCATGGATAAGGTGACGACAGCTCTAGAGCACGCCCTTGCACTGCTGATGGGCAGCCCCTGCATCGAGCAGCCCATTCTACCGACCGAGGTTGTTCTTGGAAGCAGCCGCATGCACAAGGTGTCACAGATGTCCTCTAACCACTCCTGCTCAGAGAACGAGCTTGCTGACGGGGAGGACCAGGGGATCGGGTACAGGGCACCTTCCTGGATAACTTTTCCTAGCGTGACCTCATCACAGAGGAGGAAATCATCTGCATCCGAAGCTGACATCGTTGGTCGAAGGGCCACAGACGGCAGGAACGTCGGGAGCAGCATAGGTGACGGACTGCGGTCACTGGAGGAAGAAATCGCTCCAGCTTCACCACAAGAGAACCTGTACTTGCAGCACAACTTCTGAAGAAATTCAGGAGATGCAGGAACCTGAGCAGCGACTTTCTGCCATTGTTGAGCAGTATTTTAAGTTCGGCCTTTCATGCCCTGTTGAAGTGTTCATACGTTCTATATAATAGCAGCCTAAAAACAGGGAGCTAATTAGTACTGGAAGAATTCTTTTTAGCGTCCAGAAGCATTCATCTGTAGATTCGTATGGTCCCTTTTATTTTCCTGGTACAATTTATCTTCTGGTGGCTGCAGTTGATGGATTATCGTGTATCCTTAGCTTGCAAAACTGGGTAGTTTCCTTAATCCTTCAGATCATCTCTCTGGCTCCCGATGCTGTTTCTGCATCCTAAATGGCAGTAGCTTTGGGAACCAACTGCATGTCTGGGTCGGGTCACCATGTTCAGCATTCTTTCGCTTGTATCCTTGTGGAAGGTTTCTTCAGTTGCTTGATTTGTGATTCGCAGCAACAGGCTGTCTGCCCATTCTTCTCTTCAGAGACAGGTGAGATGTGGTTCTCAGAGGTCTACCTCAGCAATGGCTGCTGTCATGTTCCATGATCCTGTTTAGGGTGCTGTTTTGAACACAATGAAAGGCAGGTTGTTGCTAACCATTTAATGTTTCTTGGACCTAGCTAACTTGCCATTATGTCTGATGCCTGATGCCAATGCTTCTTCCAGAAGTCATCTTAGTTTGTAAGGCCGTACGCACTGAATGAATTTTATTGCTTCTGGGACAGAAAAGATTCAATAATGTCTCAGGCTTTCATCTTTAATCCCTTGTGATCAGTATTGGCCTTCGCCTGGGACAAGAGCGGTGTTGCAAATCCTATCACAATGTTTTAGCTCTCTACACTGCAAAATTTTTATGGAAAATCTGAAGAAAGGAAAAAGGGAAAATTGGGATGACAAGTAGGGACTTGCGTCGTATGCAAAAAATCAATATAATTAGCACAAGGTGGGAAATTTAACTTCAACCATCAATCACCAATGTGTCAAGTTTGCCTTGAACAGTAATTTTACATTATACCAACAACTCTGTCGTGTTTTCTACACGCATCTTCTTGTACCAGTTGCACTATTTTGTGACTTAATGTGCCATTTTTCTTTTGTAAAAAAAGTTTTTCCCCGGGCAGAACTATATATGATGCAGGTTACACGTGGACGAGGCACCCACAAGAGATGTGTAAGAATCAGGGTTAACCATACCGTTTGCTATTAAAAAAATTCACCCACCGGTTTTATATTCtaaattcaaaattttcaaaaaatGGTTTACGGacaaaaaccagctgtaaatcggtTAAACCGTCGGGAAAACAACAAAAATCGACGGGAAACCGATTTTAGGTTTTATTAATCTTTTGACAGTTTTTtatttttcaaattcaaataaaacgGGATTTTGATATTTCTTGGCGGTAAACCGATGTATTTTTGCAGATTCTTCTtgtttttattgtttttaacaaaAAATGCTGATTaatttaaaaataaaataaaataaatatgagGTGTACTAGAAAAATATTTAGTCCTTTATCATATTTTCTTTTGATTTTTATAAAATTTTCAATTTCGTTGAATTTGGAACGAAATTTGAAAAGAAACCGGTGGGAAACCGTTCTCGGGGTAGGCggtttcaaaaaaaaaaaaaaaacatgcAGTAAACCGCTGGTTTCCACCTGTTTTTATTTCTCTAGTAAGAACTAGGGGCCACCTTTTGTTGAGCATAAGTAGGTGATTGGATTGGTGGATTGTCCGTAATGGCGTAATGGCCTTTTATCGTATTATGGCAAAACATTTTTTGTCCATCCCCTACAAGAAAAAAACAAAATTTCGTCGGCCAAGCTAACTTCCTCGacatttagggtgtgtttggtttgaggaataaagtgattcatcttcttctcactcctcataTTTTTATTTTGTTTGTTGAATAGAATGAGTTGGTCCATCACCACCacattcctcataagctaataattagtatatatatGAGGAGTGGGCTAATTCCACCAAAATTAATGGAATaaacttatgatgcatcacctcatgaagcattgggtgactccacaaaccaaacacgtCATTAGGTAAGCAAACCAAAATTAACTAATTTTTGTTGGCCTCTGCTCTGTCGACAGAAATTATActaatgtcggggaccataattaggggtaccctcaagacgcctaattctcagccggtaacccccatcagcataaagctgcaaaggcctgatgggtacgattaagtcagggatcagtccacacgagtgactcgaccacgcttcacccgagcctagcctcggccaagggcagccgacctcgagagacttccgtctcgcccgaggcccccct harbors:
- the LOC542346 gene encoding putative receptor protein kinase CRINKLY4 precursor; this encodes MDHVPALVLAGCCFLALLPGWACGLGSMSSIAVSYGEDGPVFCGLNSDGSHLVACFGADASVLYGAPPNIPFLGLTAGDGFVCGLLLDTRQPYCWGSNSYVKSGVPQPMVEGARYSELSAGDNHLCALRAAQDGGRGSSAATSLIDCWGYNMTATHAVDEAVSTVSAGSVFNCGLFARNRTVFCWGDETVSGVVGLAPRDLHFQSIGAGGYHVCGVLENAQVFCWGRSLEMQQVVPSSAIGDGDVNIVPMDAMSTVVGGRFHACGIRSLDHQVACWGFTLHNSTSPPKGLKMYALVAGDYFTCGVPAETSLMPRCWGNSGPLALPMAVPPGICVPTACSHGYYEYVNHGEVGSIKVCKPANSRLCLPCSTGCPEGLYESSPCNATADRVCQFDCLKCVTDECLSFCLSQKRTKSRKLMAFQMRIFVAEIVFAVVLVLSVSVTTCLYVRHKLRHCQCSNRELRLAKSTAYSFRKDNMKIQPDMEDLKIRRAQEFSYEELEQATGGFSEDSQVGKGSFSCVFKGILRDGTVVAVKRAIKASDVKKSSKEFHNELDLLSRLNHAHLLNLLGYCEDGSERLLVYEFMAHGSLYQHLHGKDPNLKKRLNWARRVTIAVQAARGIEYLHGYACPPVIHRDIKSSNILIDEDHNARVADFGLSILGPADSGTPLSELPAGTLGYLDPEYYRLHYLTTKSDVYSFGVVLLEILSGRKAIDMQFEEGNIVEWAVPLIKAGDIFAILDPVLSPPSDLEALKKIASVACKCVRMRGKDRPSMDKVTTALEHALALLMGSPCIEQPILPTEVVLGSSRMHKVSQMSSNHSCSENELADGEDQGIGYRAPSWITFPSVTSSQRRKSSASEADIVGRRATDGRNVGSSIGDGLRSLEEEIAPASPQENLYLQHNF